One genomic segment of Helianthus annuus cultivar XRQ/B chromosome 14, HanXRQr2.0-SUNRISE, whole genome shotgun sequence includes these proteins:
- the LOC110906684 gene encoding uncharacterized mitochondrial protein AtMg00860-like, protein MDLMNRVCKLYLDKFVIVFIDDILIYSRTKDEHEQHLRAILELLKKEQLYAKLSKCGFWIREVQFLGHVVNENGIHVDPAKIESIKNWEAPKTPTEIQQFLGLVGYYRRFIENFSKIAQPLMSLTQKDKKFEWGEKQETAFQLLKDKLCDAPILSLPDGTDSFVEALKPDNLLAESLRGMEAQLVPKEDGTLYFME, encoded by the exons atggatctcatgaatcgggTGTGTAAGCTGtatctggataagttcgtgattgtttttattgatgacatccttaTATACTCGCGAACCAAGGATGAGCATGAGCAACATCTGCGAGCTATTTTGGAACTCTTGAAGAAGGAACAACTATATGCGAAACTTTCAAAGTGCGgattttggattcgcgaggtgCAATTTCTAGGTCATGTGGTGAATGAGAatggaattcatgtcgaccctgCCAAGATTGAGTCGATTAAAAATTGGGAAGCACCTAAGACCCCAACTGAGATACAACAATTTCTGGGATTAgtgggttactacagacgattcatagagaacttttcaaagattgccCAACCGCTAATGTCCCTAAcccagaaggataagaagtttgagtGGGGTGAGAAACAAGAAACGGCATTCCAACtgttgaaagataagctttgtgaCGCACCAATTTTATCCTTACCCGACGGTACCGATagttttgtg GAAGCGCTTAAGCCGGATAATCTACTAGCCGAATCATTGCGTGGAATGGAAGCGCAATTGGTGCCAAAGGAAGATGGAACATTGTACTTCATGGAGTGA